The window CAGATGTTTCAGTTTCGTTCCGCTCCCCTTGATTCAACTTTTGCTTCTCCTAACGCGTTCTTTCAATCCTTTTGCCTCCCGCACATAGTTAGCAAGCCACGGCACCTGATTTTGAAAACCCTCCCAGGCGATAATCCGTTCGCTATAAACCACCACGCTGTCCGCTTCGTTCAGTTTCTCAAATGCATAAGCCATTTTAAGCCAGTTTTCGGCAAGACCATAGCGATTATTAGGAAATGCTCGCCTTATATCCCGCTCCAGCCCCCTTGCCACCGCAATCGCCTGGTGAAATCTGCCCATATCCAGGTAAACATCGCGCAACAGCCGTCGTGCTGCTCGATTGTCGGGATACCGTGCAAGCAGTTTCTCGCACCATTCAATTGCACCCGGGTAAAGTTTGTCCTCCTTCATCATAAAACCTAAAAGAAATTGCGCCATTGGTACCATCAAAACACCCGTTCGCTCCGCTTTTTGCACCAGTGAATAAGCCCGCTCACGGGAACCAATCAATCCTAACCCAAAAAGATATCGGTCTGCGGTCGCTTTAAAATACTCAATAACTCCTAACCCAAATGCGGCGTCTGCCAGCCCGGGTTCCAATTCCAGTGCTCGATGCAATCGACTCGGCACCTTCAGCATCGTCATAAATGCCGGCAACTTTCTGTTCTGCCAGCTCAAGCAGTTTGCGCGATTCAGTTCTGCCAAACCCCAGTAAACTAACGCCCGGGCATCATCGGGCGAACCCTTCAACCTTCTCCGACACAATGCAACCACCCGGTCAGTTGTGCGATAAAAAGAGTCCAGAAGCCCAACATTACCGGAATCGTAAATCAGCATCTGCAATAGGCATGCCTGCCAGAACAACCCGGCGGGGTCGGATTCGTCTCGGCAAATTAACCTGTTAACCCCTTCTGCCGCAGCCTGATAGTTCTGTAAATAGCACAAATCGCGCGCCCGGATAACATCGTCTTCGTTCGCATTGCAATAGCCGAAAGTCGCTAATACAAAAAGAACGCCCAAAAAATTTCTCATATCCATAAGAGAAAAGGCATCGTGCGCACGAAAACTATGAAGGTGCCAAAACTTGCTACTACCCGCGTTCAGCAATTACCTCAATTTCAACCAACGCACCTTTGGGTAATGCCCCAACCTCAACCGTTGACCTGGCGGGAAATGGCTCCTTGAAAAAACGAGCGTAAACTTCATTCACCCTTGCGAAGTTGTCCATACTGGTGATAAAGACCGTTGTCTTAACAACCCGCTCCAAACCACTGCCCGCCTTTTCCAGCACCGCTTTCAGGTTGTTAAAAATCTGCTCGGTCTGCTGCTCCAGCCCTTCAACCAGTGTCCCCGTGTTTGGGTCGATACCAATCTGCCCGGAACACCAAACCAGAGAACCCACAATAACCGCCTGACTGTAAGGACCGACCGGCTTTGGTGCCTGCTCACTGACAACCGCTTGCTTCATAAAACCTCCTTTATCAACAACCGTAATAAAGATTAAACTCCCAGGGATGGGGTCTTCTTCCTATCGCCTCAACCTCCCGCATCTTCAAATCAATCCACTTCTCAATCGTTTCCTCCCTAAACACCCCATCCTCAACTAAATAACGATTATCCTGCTCCAACTCCTTCAGAGCCTCTGCCAGCGAACTTGGAACCGGCTTGCCCCGGGAACGAATTCCCTTTCCTCCAGCTCGTCCCGAAATTGGCAAACCGGGGTCTATCTTCTTTCTTACGCCATCCAAACCGGCAAGCAAAACCGCTGCCAGTGCCAGATAGGGATTGGCAGTCGCATCCGGTACCCGGAACTCAATCGCCATTTTCCTTGTCCCTCTTATGTACCCGGGAATCCGAATTGCCGCGGTCCGATTTGCAACGCCGAAAAACGCCTCGGTCGGTGCTTCATAACCCGGAATTAACCTGCGATAAGAGTTGGTGCTTGCATTCGTCAGCGCACAAAGCGACCTGAGATGTTCAATTATCCCGCCGATAAAATAAAGCGCCAGTTGTGACAGTCCGGTTGAGCTTTTGCTATCACCAAAAAGTGAAACCCCGGCACGCGAAAGATAAAGATGTATATGCATTCCGGAACCCGGTTCATTGTAGATTGGCTTGGGCATAAATGTTGCGCTCTTTCCCTGCCGGAATGCCAGATTGCGCACTAAATACTTGGTCAATATCACCCCGTCCCCGGCTCTAAACGCCGGCATAAAAACCGGCTCCACTTCAACCTGCGAAAACCTACCACCCTCATGATGGTGATACTTAACATCGATACCACAACTTGCCATCAGACCGGCAAGTTCCGAACGAAAATCACTACTCCGGTCAAAAGGCGGTGCTACCTCATAAGCGCTACCTTTAAAAAGCGCCAATCCCGTCTGGTCATCGTGCCTCAACTCATCGGTCTCAATCCTGTAAACGGCCGAACTGTCGTCGGTCCAGAACTCTGCCGAATTGAATAGATAAAACTCAAACTCGGGCCGCACCATTACCTCATCGCAATCCACCACATCCTTAACTAATGCCACCGCCTTTTCAAGAATAAACCGTGGGTCATTACCATAGCGCTCGCCGGTCCCGGCTTCATAAATTTCGCCAAAACAGGAAACGGTTGTCTCCTGGGCAAATGGCTCAACAAAAGCCGTATTCAAATCCGGCTTTAAAATCATATCGCTCCCCTCAACCTTCCCGAATCCAGCAACCGAAGAACTGTCAAACCCGACCCCGCTCTCCGTAATCTCCTTAAACCGCTCTATTGGCAAGGTGATATGACGCAAACGCCCCCAAAGGTCGCAATACTTCAAATCAAAGAACTTAGCCTGCTTTTCGCCAACAAAATCTTTAATTTTTTTCATAATTTAAGATTGCCACAAATTCATTATCTGTCAACCACTACACCATTTATTTGACAATAGGTAGTGCAAAAATACAATCCTCTTTGAGGTAACTGTGCCCTTGAAAATTCCTTATTTCGGCGAATTACTTGCACTTCTCAGCGCCCTGCTATGGGGATTTGCCGTTATCTTGTTCAAAAAGAGCGGGGAAAGCCGGCATCCCATTAGCCTCAACATTTTTAAAAACCTTCTTGCCACTATCATACTCATTCCTACCATCGCCCTTTTCGGCGAGCCCTTTTTCCCCCGTTTACCCATGAACCATTATGCCCGTTTCATCTTGAGCGGCATACTCGGTATGGCAATCGGTGACACATTATTTTTTGCCAGTCTCAACCGAATTGGCGCCAGCTTCTCCTCAATTGTTAGTTATATGTACAGCCCGGCACTAATCCTGCTATCTCTCCTCTTTCTGAAAGAAACCTTATCTTTGGTCCAGTTATCTGGTGTCTTTCTAATCCTTGCCGCACTCATAGCCACCACCCGCATCGAAATGCCTAATAACATCTCCCGGACCCGTCTGCTATCTGGTATCGTACTTGGAGTCCTCTCGACCTTTTGCACCGCCATTGGTGTCATCATCATCAAACCGCTTCTTGCCACAACTTCAATACTATGGGTAACCATGTTTCGCCTCTTTGCTGCCCTATTTGGCCTTCTCGTTATTACCCTGTTTCTTCCTGAACGCAAAGTCTTGATTTCTGCTGTCTTCACCCCCAAAGCGATTGGCTACCCCGTTTTGGGCACCATCCTAGGCACCTACCTTGCCTTAACAGTCTGGCTCGCTGGTATGAAATTTACCCAAGTATCGATAGCGGCTCCCTTAAACCAGCTCAGCAACATCTTCACTTTCATTCTTGCTGTCCTACTCCTCAAAGAACCTATCACCCCAAGAAAAGTTGTCGCCATTTTTATCGCCTTTCTCGGAGCACTCCTTGTGGTATTCGGGTAAAAAGCATTTTGTCACACTTAAAAATTTTCATAAATCTGTACGCTCTTCGGGAAACAAAAAAGTTTACAAGCCGCACATTTTCCAGTAATTTCGTCGAGGCTTGGAATGAGGCAAAAATCCTAAGCTCTGCGAGAGAATTTATCAACCGCCTGTGACTGAAACTTCTTACGATTTTCTTACCACGACACCAAAAACGAATACAACGCATCGGTTGGAAAACCGCTAAAATTTGACATTTAAAGACCGGGATTTAATATTCATTAGGAGGAGCTATGAAAACAAAAGATATTTTTATTATCAGTATCGCGCTGGTGATTTGTGCCCTTATCCTCGGCATCTTCTTTTATGCTGGCAGAAGAGCTGAAAAGACAATAAAGGTAACCGGTTACGCCAGCAAAAGTTTCGAATCGGACATTGTTAAATGGACCCTAACCGTTGCCAGTCAATCATCGCTCAACGATGTCGCCAGTGGTTATCTCAACCTTAAGAGACAGGTTATCAGGTTGCTGGAAGAGTTAAGTAAAAAGGGCATTGAGCCGAAAGGAGCCACAGTTCAACCCCCATCGCTCAGTTCCATCTGGGAAGGTGACAGACAGATTGGCTACACGATTCGCCAGTCGCTTTTTATTATTAGCAAAGATGTTAACCGTGTAGAAAGTCTAGCAAGTAATCCGGACTTTATTTACGAAAAGGGCATCGTTTTGGAAAACTCCTACCTTGAATACAACTACACTAAAATTGATGAGTTGAAAAAAGAACTTCTTGCCGCTGCGACCAAAGACGCCATTAACCGGGCACAGGAGATTGCTCGCAGTGCGGGCGCACAAATCGGTAAAATTACATCGGCACGCCAAGGTGTTTTTCAAATTACCGAGCCCTACTCAACCGAAGTTTCGGACTACGGCATATACAGCACGGCGACAAAAAACAAAGATATTAGAGTAACCGTAACTGTTACCTTCGCCGTAAAATAAGAAGCCGAAGTTTTACAACGCTGCTCGACCCCTACGGGTTATTGACGCGTTGAGTATTTCTAGTTAATCTTATTTTATGAGATGGCTTTTTGGCAAGAGGGAGCCCGGTGCAAAACTACTCAGCCTATTGTCTTTATGGCACATTTTCGAGACCGTTGACCTGAACAGACCCGAACTTGAAGACAAACTTCACGACTTTACAACGCGACTTGAACAAGAAATAGATGAGGCAAAGGCATTGGTTAACAACCGGGCTGCAACCGGAACTAAAGAGGATATCAACTTCATCTTTGACATCCTTTTACGGCTACCCGCACCCCCAGCAAAATTAGGCAAACTGCCTTTAGACCCTGAATTTCAATGGGAAAAGGCTGAAGCGGATTTAGGCTCTGTCGCCCGGGTGGCACGCGACATCAGAATAGCGGTGCAGAAAAGAGTTATTGCACCATACGAAAAGAAACTGAACCAGCCCAAATCGCCTGAGAAAGAAGCATTGCAAAACGAACTGCGCCTACGCTTACAGGAAATAGACCAGCAATACCGCAACTACCTGAATAAGCTTTTGAAACTTTACGAACTTTATAATCACAGCCTTAATGCACTTGCTCAGACAAAGTCGCCAGAAGCCCGCCAGGAGATTGTGAACCGGCTTTGTGCCTCTTCTCCTCAGGAACGGTTGATTGCCTTGAAAACTGTTGCCCACGGCGACTGGGAATTGAAAAACCTTAAGCAGATACTAAACTTTCATCTCGCCCGGGTCAAGTTGAGTGAAGATGAAGCGGAACAGAAGGCAGCGGTAAAGGCGCTGGAGAAGTTAATCCAGAACTTAAACGATGCCCGACAACTTAAGGAAGATGTTGAACCCCGACTGGCTGAAGAAGGCTTAACCAGCCTTCAGGCACAGGCGCTCATAAGGCTGGCAGAAATTGCCCCCGAAATGGCACAGGAACGATTTGCCGAGCTTTTCCGCAGCGGCGATGAGCCGGAAGAACTTAAAGTCGCGGCACTTAGAGCGATTGGTGAATCGTTGTTGCCCCGTTCACCGGAACCGGCAATAGAATTACTCTTGATTGCGCTTGACGACCTTGATGTTACCACCCGCGTCCGTGCTGCTCTTACCTTAAGCCATCTACCTGAAAGAACCCCGCCGGAATTACGGACTCGGGCGCAAGAAAGATTGATATTTGCCCTCAGGGACGGCGACCGCGAAGTCCGGGAGGCAGCAGCAAAGGCGCTCAATTATAAAACCTACCCTCTTGCCAGCGAACGACTCGCACAGTTCCTTTTAAATGAAACTAACCCGAACGGCCGGGAGTTCGCTGCTCGTGCTCTGGGAACGAACTTTCCTGCCCAGTTAGAAACAACTCAGGCGTTGGTTAAGGCGCTTAGCGATGAAGACGCCGCAGTGCGTAAAGCAGCCGCCGACGCGCTTGCCACTCAGGGTGCTGTTCCGAGCGAACCCGAGATCCGGTTGCAGTTTCTCCTTGCCCGACAAGAGTGGCAGAGTCTAATAAATGCCGGAAAATCAGCCTTAAACTGCCTTATCCCCCGACTGCGTGACCAACGCGAAGAAATTAGACTGGCCGTAGTCAAAACATTGGGCAAAATCGGTGCTCCTGAAGCGGTCAAGGAGTTATGCATCGCCCTATCCGATTCCAGTCGCGAAGTACGTAAAGCCGCCGCCAATGCCCTTTCAGCAATTGGTGACCCGAAGGCAATTCCAGCACTTAAAACCGCCATAACGCGCGAAGGGTTCGCCGAAGTACGGGCCGAAATGGAACGGGCGATTCATCGTTTAAGTTGACAAACTTTACAACAAACTCCTAAATTGCTAAAATTATAAATACAATGCTTCAAGCGCTCAGGAAGTTGATTCCTACCAAGAGTGAAAGGGAAGTCCGGCGTCTACGCCAAGTGGTCGCCAACATAAATAAGATTTACGAATCTTACCATAACCTCACTGATGCTGATCTACCCCGCAAAACTGAAGAATTTATCTCCCGAATTAAGGATGGTGAATCACTTGACGAAATCCTGCCGGAAGCGTTTGCCCTTGTGAAGGAAACCTGCCGTCGCCTAACGGGCAAACGCTGGACCGTAACCAATCAGGAGATTACCTGGGATATGGTGCCATTCGATGTCCAGTTAATCGGTGGCATCGTTTTACACGAAGGTAAGGTAGCAGAGATGAAAACCGGGGAAGGCAAAACTTTAGTTGCGACGATGCCGCTTTATCTAAACGCCCTGACCAAAAAAGGTTGTCATCTGGTTACGGTTAACGACTACCTCGCCCGTCGTGACCGGGAATGGATGGGCCCGATATTTGAGTCCCTGGGTTTGACCGTCGGCTATATCCAATCAGGAATGACACCAGAAGAACGCCGCCCCCAGTACGCTTGCGACATCACTTATGGAACAAACAACGAATTTGGCTTTGACTACCTGCGGGACAACATGGTCTTAAACTATGAAGACAAGGTGCAACGGGGCCACTATTACGCAATCATTGATGAAGTTGACATTATTCTGGTTGATGAGGCACGCACACCGCTCATTATTTCAGGCCCGGTCGGCTTTTCCAAACAAAAGCAGTTGCAGGAACTGGTACCGCTCGTTAGTCGCCTTTTTCGGGAACAGGACCGTCTTGTTGACCGAATTGTTGCTGAAGGTGAAAGGCTATTGCGTCAGGGGAAAAACCTGGAAGCTGGAATCAAACTATTGCAGGCGTTGCGCGGCGCACCAAAAAACAAAAATTTAATGAGGGTCCGGCAGCAGGAAGGAGTAATGCGGCTGATTGAGCAGGCAGACGGCATTCTGCGCCGGGACAAGAGGCTGCATGAAATTGACAGCGAGCTGTTCTTTGTCATTGACGAACGGGACCATTCGGTTGACCTCACTGATAAAGGCCGGGCAGCGCTGGCGCCTAATAATCCAAATCTATTTGTTTTACCCGACATCGCAAGCGAACTTGCCCAGTGGGATGTTGACCCAACACTCAGCCCGGAAGAGCGCGCTCGCCGTAAGGAGGAAACCTACCGACGCTACGCCGAACAGAGCGATCGACTGGCAAACATCCACTCCCTGCTCAAAGCTTACGCCCTGTTTGAAAAAGATGTCGATTATGTGGTAACTCCTGATGGCAATGTAGTAATTGTTGATGAGTTTACCGGCCGGTTGATGCCGGGTCGTAGATTCTCGGACGGTTTACATGAAGCACTGGAAGCCAAAGAGCAGGTCCAGGTGCGCGAAGAAACCCAGACCTTCGGCACCATCACCATTCAGAACTACTTCCGAATGTATGAAAAAATTGCCGGAATGTCCGGCACGGCAATGACCATTGCCGCTGAACTTTACAATGTGTATAAACTTGAGGCAATTGAGATCCCAACCAATGCTCCGGTACGCCGAATTGATTACCCGGATGTGGTACTACGTACGAAAAAGGCAAAATATCGGGCGGTGGTGAATGAAATTGTCAAGTGGCACAAATTAGGTCGACCAATTCTTGTTGGTACCACTTCGGTTCAGGCATCAGAGGAACTGGACCGGATGCTTCGGCCCACCGGCATCCGCTACTCAATTCTCAACGCCAAAAATCACGAAGCCGAAAGCCAGATTATTGCCCGTGCCGGTGAGCCGGGTGCTGTAACTATCGCCACCAATATGGCAGGCCGGGGTACTGACATAAAACTGGGCAAAGGTGTGGTCAAAGGTGAAAAGTGTTACCTTGTCTCGGGCGACGGCAAATGTGCTTACTGGGAAGAAAAGCCCGGCAGGTGTTATGAAGAGGTACCCTGCGGGTTGTATGTAATTGGCACCGAAAGACACGAAGCCCGGCGAATTGACGACCAGCTGCGGGGTCGGTCTGGCCGGCAAGGTGACCCGGGCTCTTCACGGTTCTTTATCTCATTCGAAGACGACCTGTTGCGTCTCTTTGGTAGTGATCGACTCGCCAGCATTATGGACCGTTGGGGCGGTAAGGAAGACGAACCGGTGCAGAGTGGTCTTGTTACCCGGGTCATCGCCAATGCCCAGAAAAGGGTGGAGATTCGTAACGCTGAAATCCGCCGGCATCTTTTAGAGTATGACGATGTGATGAACCGGCAGCGTGAAGTTATTTATAGTCTGCGAGATACAATCCTTAAAGAAAAAGATTTAACATCGGTTTTTAACGATATAGTCGAAGGTTTTAGTGAACAAATGCTCAACCGGTTTGGGGCCGAACGCCATTCCGAATACTGGGATTGGTCTGGGCTGCGCGAAGAACTGCTGAAAACCTTCCTCGCGGACCTTGTTATATCTGAAGAAGAACGCGGACGAATTACACCCGAGCAGCTCAAGGAACATATCAGTAGCATCGCTAAACACCGCTACGAAAACCTGAAAAACGAACTGGGGCAGGAGTTGCTTGTTGAGTGGTGCCGCCGGGTCTTTCTTGCAACCCTTGACGATGCCTGGCGCGACCATCTCCATCAACTGGATATCCTGCGGGAAGGCATCGGATTACAGGCGTACGGGCAAAAAGACCCCCTGGTTGAATACAAACAGGAGTCTTTCCGTCTGTTCAGTGAAACGATGCACCAATTTTATCAAAATGCATTGAGGGTACTTTTCCGGGTTGACCCGAAGAGCGGTGAGGACCGGGTACAACAACAGCGCCGGCCTGCGACGATGCAAGCCTATAAACCGACTGTATCAACACCAGTCGAAAGTGGCGCAACATCAGCCGCAACGGCAACTACCCCGGTCCGTCGCCAAACACCAAAAGTAGGAAGAAATGACCCCTGTCCTTGTGGGTCGGGGAAAAAGTACAAGCACTGCTGCGGTAGGGTTGTAACAACCGAACCGCACAGCAAAACAGGCGCTAAACAATAAAAAGGAGGAGTAAATGGCAAAAGTCCCTACCAGCCGAATCGTTTTATATGCGATTCTCGGCATCATAGTCATCGTCCTCGCCGTCTGGGTGATAAAAACCCGTTCGCAAGAGGCGAAATTAGGCAAACGGGTAATGGAAGTTGAGGACGTTCCTAAGTTCATAAAACAAATCACCAAGCGGGTGGAAAAACTGGAAGCCGAAATTGCCGGTTTAAGCGGTCCCAGCGCTGACCAGGCACGACAGTTACTACAAGAAGCGCGCACCGGTATTGAAGAAATCCAGACGATTAACGACCCCAATGAACTGGGCAAAAAGCGGGATGAGATAATGGACAAAGTGACTGAGGCACAAAAGCTTAAACGTAAGGCGGAACGGGGAGAGTAAAAAATTGGAAGAGGGCTGCTCTGCTTTGGGGCAGCCCTCTTAGATAAAGGAGGTACTGTGAAACTACGTGTTGTAGTCTGGCTAATTGTCGGTATCGTCGTGGTCATTGGGTCTCTTTTTCTTGTCCTTACCGGTAAAAGTAGTCGGGGTAAAAAAGTTACCATTGAAGACCTTAAGCGCCAAGCAGCCCGAACCGAAACGACTGTGAACGCACTCACCGCTCGACTGGCTCAGGCGAAGGCGATACCGCTCCCCCCCGAAAAAAGCCGTTATATTGCCGAAATTGAAAATAACCTCACTCAGGCACGGGAACTTGTTGAGAAGACAAAAAACAGTACCGGTATTCGTGAAGCTGAAGAGTCACTGCGTAAGGCACATCGGCTCATCCGCCAAACGCGGCGACTGTTGCGCGAAGCAACAAGCCCTAAACCCCTGCGCCCATCTACCGGGCTTACTGGCACCTGATTTTTTTAACGTTAAGCAAACTAATTAAAACCATTGGAATAGCAACCGTGGATACCGTGGCACCCCCAAAATTCGCGCCATACCATCATCGAGCATTCGTTCCAGCCACACTTGAATCCTCTTCCGGGGCTTTATCCACCTAGGCTCACCTTTAATACCACACCGCTCGGCTAAAATTCTTTTTGCTTCTTCCAGAGTGCCCAAGGTGTCAACCAATCCCCAAGCCTTTGCCTGTCGACCTGTAAGAATTCTACCATCAGCAATTCTTTCCAGACTGTCAATTGGAATTGACCGCTCAGAACTCACCACTTCAAGAAACTGTTGATAAACATCGCTCACTACTCCTTGCAAAAGCCGACGGTCAAAATCGGTCATATCGCGGAATGGTGAGCCGATATCCTTTGCATCCTTAGACTTTATCACCTCAACCTTCATCCCGAGTTTGTCCAGAAAACCACGCACAATCGGCAATTCCATAATCACGCCAATCGAACCGGTCAAAGTTCCGGGGTTGGCTACGATTACTGTTGCCGGCGCCGCTACATAATAGCCG is drawn from candidate division WOR-3 bacterium and contains these coding sequences:
- a CDS encoding RidA family protein, with the protein product MKQAVVSEQAPKPVGPYSQAVIVGSLVWCSGQIGIDPNTGTLVEGLEQQTEQIFNNLKAVLEKAGSGLERVVKTTVFITSMDNFARVNEVYARFFKEPFPARSTVEVGALPKGALVEIEVIAERG
- the glnA gene encoding type I glutamate--ammonia ligase — encoded protein: MKKIKDFVGEKQAKFFDLKYCDLWGRLRHITLPIERFKEITESGVGFDSSSVAGFGKVEGSDMILKPDLNTAFVEPFAQETTVSCFGEIYEAGTGERYGNDPRFILEKAVALVKDVVDCDEVMVRPEFEFYLFNSAEFWTDDSSAVYRIETDELRHDDQTGLALFKGSAYEVAPPFDRSSDFRSELAGLMASCGIDVKYHHHEGGRFSQVEVEPVFMPAFRAGDGVILTKYLVRNLAFRQGKSATFMPKPIYNEPGSGMHIHLYLSRAGVSLFGDSKSSTGLSQLALYFIGGIIEHLRSLCALTNASTNSYRRLIPGYEAPTEAFFGVANRTAAIRIPGYIRGTRKMAIEFRVPDATANPYLALAAVLLAGLDGVRKKIDPGLPISGRAGGKGIRSRGKPVPSSLAEALKELEQDNRYLVEDGVFREETIEKWIDLKMREVEAIGRRPHPWEFNLYYGC
- a CDS encoding DMT family transporter — translated: MPLKIPYFGELLALLSALLWGFAVILFKKSGESRHPISLNIFKNLLATIILIPTIALFGEPFFPRLPMNHYARFILSGILGMAIGDTLFFASLNRIGASFSSIVSYMYSPALILLSLLFLKETLSLVQLSGVFLILAALIATTRIEMPNNISRTRLLSGIVLGVLSTFCTAIGVIIIKPLLATTSILWVTMFRLFAALFGLLVITLFLPERKVLISAVFTPKAIGYPVLGTILGTYLALTVWLAGMKFTQVSIAAPLNQLSNIFTFILAVLLLKEPITPRKVVAIFIAFLGALLVVFG
- a CDS encoding SIMPL domain-containing protein (The SIMPL domain is named for its presence in mouse protein SIMPL (signalling molecule that associates with mouse pelle-like kinase). Bacterial member BP26, from Brucella, was shown to assemble into a channel-like structure, while YggE from E. coli has been associated with resistance to oxidative stress.); its protein translation is MKTKDIFIISIALVICALILGIFFYAGRRAEKTIKVTGYASKSFESDIVKWTLTVASQSSLNDVASGYLNLKRQVIRLLEELSKKGIEPKGATVQPPSLSSIWEGDRQIGYTIRQSLFIISKDVNRVESLASNPDFIYEKGIVLENSYLEYNYTKIDELKKELLAAATKDAINRAQEIARSAGAQIGKITSARQGVFQITEPYSTEVSDYGIYSTATKNKDIRVTVTVTFAVK
- a CDS encoding HEAT repeat domain-containing protein codes for the protein MRWLFGKREPGAKLLSLLSLWHIFETVDLNRPELEDKLHDFTTRLEQEIDEAKALVNNRAATGTKEDINFIFDILLRLPAPPAKLGKLPLDPEFQWEKAEADLGSVARVARDIRIAVQKRVIAPYEKKLNQPKSPEKEALQNELRLRLQEIDQQYRNYLNKLLKLYELYNHSLNALAQTKSPEARQEIVNRLCASSPQERLIALKTVAHGDWELKNLKQILNFHLARVKLSEDEAEQKAAVKALEKLIQNLNDARQLKEDVEPRLAEEGLTSLQAQALIRLAEIAPEMAQERFAELFRSGDEPEELKVAALRAIGESLLPRSPEPAIELLLIALDDLDVTTRVRAALTLSHLPERTPPELRTRAQERLIFALRDGDREVREAAAKALNYKTYPLASERLAQFLLNETNPNGREFAARALGTNFPAQLETTQALVKALSDEDAAVRKAAADALATQGAVPSEPEIRLQFLLARQEWQSLINAGKSALNCLIPRLRDQREEIRLAVVKTLGKIGAPEAVKELCIALSDSSREVRKAAANALSAIGDPKAIPALKTAITREGFAEVRAEMERAIHRLS
- the secA gene encoding preprotein translocase subunit SecA, which gives rise to MLQALRKLIPTKSEREVRRLRQVVANINKIYESYHNLTDADLPRKTEEFISRIKDGESLDEILPEAFALVKETCRRLTGKRWTVTNQEITWDMVPFDVQLIGGIVLHEGKVAEMKTGEGKTLVATMPLYLNALTKKGCHLVTVNDYLARRDREWMGPIFESLGLTVGYIQSGMTPEERRPQYACDITYGTNNEFGFDYLRDNMVLNYEDKVQRGHYYAIIDEVDIILVDEARTPLIISGPVGFSKQKQLQELVPLVSRLFREQDRLVDRIVAEGERLLRQGKNLEAGIKLLQALRGAPKNKNLMRVRQQEGVMRLIEQADGILRRDKRLHEIDSELFFVIDERDHSVDLTDKGRAALAPNNPNLFVLPDIASELAQWDVDPTLSPEERARRKEETYRRYAEQSDRLANIHSLLKAYALFEKDVDYVVTPDGNVVIVDEFTGRLMPGRRFSDGLHEALEAKEQVQVREETQTFGTITIQNYFRMYEKIAGMSGTAMTIAAELYNVYKLEAIEIPTNAPVRRIDYPDVVLRTKKAKYRAVVNEIVKWHKLGRPILVGTTSVQASEELDRMLRPTGIRYSILNAKNHEAESQIIARAGEPGAVTIATNMAGRGTDIKLGKGVVKGEKCYLVSGDGKCAYWEEKPGRCYEEVPCGLYVIGTERHEARRIDDQLRGRSGRQGDPGSSRFFISFEDDLLRLFGSDRLASIMDRWGGKEDEPVQSGLVTRVIANAQKRVEIRNAEIRRHLLEYDDVMNRQREVIYSLRDTILKEKDLTSVFNDIVEGFSEQMLNRFGAERHSEYWDWSGLREELLKTFLADLVISEEERGRITPEQLKEHISSIAKHRYENLKNELGQELLVEWCRRVFLATLDDAWRDHLHQLDILREGIGLQAYGQKDPLVEYKQESFRLFSETMHQFYQNALRVLFRVDPKSGEDRVQQQRRPATMQAYKPTVSTPVESGATSAATATTPVRRQTPKVGRNDPCPCGSGKKYKHCCGRVVTTEPHSKTGAKQ
- the sppA gene encoding signal peptide peptidase SppA produces the protein MTLITTALLVFFFIAGLKDDSLIGTAPALGYVTIEGTLTDSRETVRQLQNLSKNPAVKGILIRVESPGGGVTAAHEIYQEIKRIRDSGKPVVVSMGTIAASGGYYVAAPATVIVANPGTLTGSIGVIMELPIVRGFLDKLGMKVEVIKSKDAKDIGSPFRDMTDFDRRLLQGVVSDVYQQFLEVVSSERSIPIDSLERIADGRILTGRQAKAWGLVDTLGTLEEAKRILAERCGIKGEPRWIKPRKRIQVWLERMLDDGMARILGVPRYPRLLFQWF